The following are encoded together in the Deltaproteobacteria bacterium genome:
- a CDS encoding DUF2127 domain-containing protein yields MKKHEGFLKFIIIEKLVLGIVCFLLSIGAISLINQDMGQIANKIVGIFNLDMDNYYVESAIKRLGMVGNGTIIGVGTGMFFFASLNLTESYGLYKRRRWAEWLTVLATSLFIPFEVYEVIQAQTLFRIGALVLNIAIVYYLAKHKELFKSKPGYKAHL; encoded by the coding sequence ATGAAAAAACACGAAGGTTTTCTAAAATTCATAATAATTGAAAAACTTGTTCTTGGAATAGTATGTTTTCTTTTGTCCATTGGCGCAATAAGCCTTATCAATCAAGATATGGGACAGATTGCAAACAAGATTGTGGGCATCTTTAATCTTGATATGGATAATTACTATGTAGAAAGTGCCATAAAAAGGTTGGGCATGGTTGGGAATGGGACAATCATAGGCGTAGGGACAGGCATGTTTTTCTTTGCATCACTTAATCTTACAGAATCTTATGGACTTTATAAAAGAAGGCGGTGGGCTGAATGGCTTACTGTCCTCGCCACATCGCTATTTATTCCTTTTGAGGTGTATGAGGTTATTCAGGCACAGACTTTGTTTCGTATAGGTGCGCTCGTGCTTAATATAGCAATCGTCTATTACCTTGCAAAACATAAAGAACTTTTTAAAAGCAAACCCGGATATAAGGCTCATTTATGA
- a CDS encoding sodium:calcium antiporter produces MASDLIILLISLVIIVIAAEVFTNAVESLGAKLKFSEGVTGSIFAAVGTALPETMVPLVAIFAGNSQKISEEVGVGAILGAPLMLSTIAIFLMGMAAFIFKDKRKKTTINPEHSGFKRDLEFFLFAFSLAFFVAFTPPAWRLLRVFIAIVLVMSYFYYVLETVKASKTLAKDGHTTEERKSLYLSAIFKDHMFFVVIQLLAALTFIIIGAKGFVTGIEHLANILKVPVIALSLLIVPIATELPEKVNSIIWIRHGKDTMAVGNITGAMVFQGSLLPAIGIFLTPWTTNLTVTASSIITLMAAGWLYLFTIRNIKITPLLLSVNGFLYILFILFILIL; encoded by the coding sequence TTGGCTTCTGACTTAATCATACTTTTAATCTCTCTGGTCATCATTGTGATTGCTGCCGAAGTTTTTACAAATGCTGTGGAATCACTTGGAGCAAAACTAAAGTTTTCAGAAGGTGTGACCGGGAGCATATTTGCAGCAGTAGGCACAGCGCTCCCTGAAACAATGGTCCCGCTTGTAGCAATATTTGCAGGCAATTCCCAGAAAATAAGTGAAGAGGTGGGTGTCGGCGCCATACTTGGTGCACCTTTAATGCTTTCAACCATTGCCATATTCCTTATGGGCATGGCTGCATTCATATTTAAAGATAAGAGGAAAAAAACCACAATAAACCCTGAACATTCTGGTTTTAAACGGGACTTGGAATTCTTTTTATTTGCTTTCTCACTTGCCTTTTTTGTTGCATTTACACCACCTGCATGGCGGCTCTTAAGGGTCTTTATTGCTATAGTCCTTGTCATGTCATATTTTTACTATGTGCTTGAAACAGTAAAGGCAAGTAAAACCCTTGCAAAGGATGGACATACCACTGAAGAAAGAAAGAGTCTTTATCTTTCTGCCATATTTAAAGACCATATGTTTTTTGTTGTTATTCAACTCCTCGCTGCCCTGACATTCATAATCATTGGGGCAAAAGGGTTTGTGACAGGGATTGAACATCTGGCTAATATCCTAAAGGTGCCTGTAATAGCCCTTTCACTTCTTATTGTCCCGATTGCCACAGAACTTCCTGAAAAGGTAAACAGCATTATATGGATAAGACACGGCAAGGACACTATGGCAGTTGGAAATATTACAGGTGCAATGGTCTTTCAAGGAAGCCTTTTGCCTGCAATAGGTATATTTCTTACACCATGGACAACAAACCTTACTGTTACAGCAAGCAGCATTATTACACTTATGGCAGCAGGGTGGCTGTATCTTTTTACAATCAGAAATATAAAAATAACCCCTTTACTTTTATCAGTAAATGGTTTTTTATATATACTATTTATCCTTTTTATATTGATTCTCTAA